The Thiosulfativibrio zosterae genome has a window encoding:
- the mfd gene encoding transcription-repair coupling factor, whose amino-acid sequence MSKKSATTPILFKDAILMQGHRSYWHLNSPTEKAISLINQAQKQPGLVIYLAENSTLANQMSELLSFFVDESLPILQFPEWETLPYDQFSPHQDIISQRLKTLYQLPSTQKGILVITLPGLMQRLVPHSFIDQYTFLLNRGQELDIESFISQLEVGGYQRVSQVNEHGEFAVRGALIDLFPMGSKTPYRLDLFDTEIETIRSFDPETQRSLEKIERIQLLPAKEYDLNPQGIEQFRQAFRTVFGEDARNSHIYKSVSQKQMVDGLEYYLPLFHKSTATLFDYLPSTTVFFDDNSIEDPLDANYADYQERYQIGQHNPDYPILKPEVLVLNKTETLTHLKQFHRVSFLDEQAAKQQKHTLFFNLQALPDLTIQNHSDYPLAKLNAFLDQYSGRVMFCAESTGRRETLIGLLKKQKHHPKPIESWLEFTQGLEQSKPSKNGQAQYSIVVGPLEDSLVTPEFCIISESQILGKTVVQKRRRKTKHSDFNTAIANLIELDMGSPIVHIDHGVGRYRGLEKMVIQAEEQEFLMIEYANEDKLFVPVTSLHLVSRYTGASAETAPLHKLGSDKWEKAKRKAAEKVHDVAAELLDIYAQRAALSGFAFESNEEAYARFKNGFPFEETPDQEAAIEAVLQDMHSDKPMDRLVCGDVGFGKTEVAMRAAFTAAYAGKQVAVLVPTTLLSQQHLENFRNRFADWPIRVEGLSRFQTAKEQKDILEAVKNNQVDIVIGTHKLIQKDMAFGNLGLIIIDEEHRFGVRQKEQLKKMRAEIDVLTMTATPIPRTLNMAMNDLRDLSIIATAPAKRLAVQTFVQEWNPDVVREACLREIRRGGQIYLLFNDVAKIEAMTEEMQALLPEAKVASAHGQMHERELEQVMENFYHRKFQILVCTTIIETGIDIPTANTILIHRADKFGLAQLHQLRGRVGRSHHKAYAYLFTPAKVLLTKDAEKRLTAIAKHDTLGAGFMLASHDLEIRGAGELLGDGQSGQIQEIGFTLYSELLDRAVRALKSGKRPELSTSLHQGCEVNLGVPALIPEDYLPDIHTRLVFYKRIASANDENALRELEVEMIDRFGLLPDQVKHLFAVTQVKLLIDPMNFQKVEANDSMIRIQFGPQPSLDALSLIKLIQNAPKHYQLKGQTELKYFATMPNIEQRIQALEVIVESIRVRS is encoded by the coding sequence ATGTCTAAAAAATCTGCAACCACCCCGATTCTGTTCAAAGATGCCATTTTGATGCAAGGTCATCGCTCTTATTGGCACTTAAACTCACCGACTGAAAAAGCCATTTCACTGATTAATCAGGCTCAAAAACAACCAGGCCTGGTTATTTATTTGGCTGAAAACAGCACTTTAGCCAATCAAATGTCTGAATTGTTGTCTTTCTTTGTAGATGAAAGTTTGCCTATTCTACAGTTTCCGGAATGGGAAACCTTGCCTTATGATCAGTTTTCACCTCATCAAGATATTATCTCACAGCGTTTAAAAACACTTTATCAATTGCCGAGCACGCAAAAAGGTATTTTAGTGATTACCTTGCCCGGCTTGATGCAGCGCCTCGTGCCGCATAGCTTTATTGATCAATACACCTTTTTGCTCAATCGCGGACAAGAGCTGGATATCGAATCTTTTATTAGCCAACTAGAAGTGGGTGGTTACCAAAGAGTTAGCCAAGTGAATGAGCATGGTGAATTTGCGGTCAGAGGCGCTTTGATTGATTTGTTTCCCATGGGCAGTAAAACCCCCTATCGACTGGATTTGTTTGACACTGAAATTGAAACTATTCGCAGTTTTGATCCAGAAACTCAGCGTTCGCTAGAAAAAATTGAGCGCATCCAATTATTGCCAGCCAAAGAATATGATTTAAACCCGCAAGGTATTGAACAATTCCGCCAAGCTTTCCGTACGGTGTTTGGTGAAGATGCTCGCAATAGTCACATTTACAAAAGCGTTAGCCAAAAACAAATGGTAGATGGGTTGGAATATTATCTGCCCTTATTCCACAAGAGTACGGCAACCTTATTTGATTATTTGCCGAGCACAACGGTCTTTTTTGATGACAATAGTATTGAAGACCCGTTGGATGCCAACTATGCGGATTATCAAGAACGCTACCAAATCGGGCAGCACAATCCTGATTACCCGATTTTAAAGCCAGAGGTTTTGGTTTTAAATAAAACGGAAACCCTGACACACCTTAAACAATTTCATCGCGTTTCTTTTTTAGACGAGCAAGCAGCTAAGCAACAAAAGCATACCTTGTTTTTTAACCTGCAAGCCTTGCCTGACCTAACCATTCAAAATCACAGCGATTATCCACTGGCCAAACTCAATGCATTTTTGGACCAATATTCTGGTCGAGTGATGTTTTGTGCTGAGTCAACCGGCCGCAGAGAAACGCTTATTGGGCTTTTGAAAAAGCAAAAACATCATCCTAAGCCCATTGAAAGCTGGCTGGAATTTACCCAAGGACTTGAACAGTCTAAACCGTCTAAAAATGGGCAAGCTCAATATTCTATTGTGGTCGGTCCTCTAGAAGACTCTTTAGTCACGCCAGAGTTTTGTATTATCTCTGAGAGCCAAATTTTGGGTAAAACGGTGGTGCAAAAGCGCCGTCGTAAAACCAAACACAGCGACTTTAACACCGCCATTGCCAACCTCATCGAACTAGACATGGGTAGCCCAATTGTGCATATAGATCATGGTGTTGGACGTTATCGTGGTTTAGAAAAAATGGTTATTCAAGCAGAAGAACAAGAGTTTCTGATGATTGAATACGCCAACGAAGACAAATTGTTTGTGCCTGTTACTTCTTTGCACCTGGTCAGTCGATACACAGGTGCCAGTGCAGAAACTGCTCCTTTGCATAAGTTAGGTTCTGATAAGTGGGAAAAAGCCAAACGCAAAGCCGCTGAAAAAGTCCATGATGTTGCTGCCGAATTGCTCGACATCTATGCACAAAGAGCTGCTTTATCTGGCTTTGCATTTGAATCTAACGAAGAAGCCTATGCGCGTTTTAAAAATGGCTTTCCCTTTGAAGAAACGCCTGATCAAGAAGCTGCCATTGAAGCCGTATTGCAAGATATGCACTCCGATAAACCCATGGATCGTTTGGTGTGCGGCGATGTTGGCTTTGGTAAAACAGAGGTGGCCATGAGAGCCGCTTTTACCGCCGCTTATGCGGGTAAACAAGTTGCGGTATTGGTGCCAACCACCCTGCTTTCTCAGCAACACCTAGAAAACTTTAGAAACCGCTTTGCAGACTGGCCAATTCGAGTTGAAGGGCTTTCTCGTTTTCAAACCGCCAAAGAACAAAAAGATATTTTAGAGGCGGTCAAAAATAATCAGGTGGATATTGTTATCGGGACACACAAGCTGATTCAAAAAGATATGGCTTTTGGCAACTTAGGCTTGATTATTATTGATGAAGAACATCGTTTTGGGGTGCGTCAAAAAGAACAACTCAAAAAGATGCGTGCCGAAATTGATGTGCTCACCATGACCGCAACGCCAATTCCTAGAACGCTTAATATGGCCATGAATGATTTGCGTGATTTATCCATTATTGCCACAGCGCCTGCGAAACGCCTTGCTGTACAAACCTTTGTGCAAGAATGGAATCCAGATGTGGTGCGTGAGGCCTGTTTGCGTGAAATTCGCCGTGGTGGTCAAATTTATTTACTGTTTAATGATGTTGCCAAAATAGAAGCCATGACCGAAGAAATGCAAGCTCTGCTACCAGAAGCCAAAGTTGCCTCTGCGCATGGCCAAATGCATGAACGAGAACTTGAGCAGGTAATGGAAAACTTTTATCACCGTAAATTTCAAATATTGGTTTGTACCACCATCATTGAAACGGGGATCGACATTCCGACCGCAAATACCATTCTTATTCATCGTGCTGATAAGTTTGGTTTGGCACAATTACATCAATTGCGTGGTCGCGTGGGACGCTCGCATCACAAAGCCTATGCGTATTTGTTTACACCTGCAAAGGTTTTGTTGACCAAAGATGCCGAAAAGCGATTAACCGCCATCGCCAAACACGACACCCTTGGGGCGGGCTTTATGTTGGCCAGTCACGATTTGGAAATTCGAGGTGCGGGAGAATTGCTGGGAGATGGCCAGTCAGGTCAAATCCAAGAAATTGGTTTCACCCTTTACTCTGAACTACTTGATAGAGCCGTGAGAGCTTTAAAATCTGGCAAACGCCCAGAGCTGAGTACTTCTTTACATCAAGGATGTGAAGTGAATTTGGGCGTTCCCGCGTTAATTCCAGAGGATTATCTGCCAGATATTCACACGCGTTTGGTTTTTTACAAGCGTATTGCCAGTGCCAATGACGAGAATGCTTTACGAGAATTAGAGGTCGAAATGATTGACCGTTTTGGTTTATTGCCCGATCAAGTCAAACACTTATTTGCAGTCACCCAGGTCAAGCTGTTAATCGACCCCATGAATTTTCAAAAAGTTGAAGCCAATGACAGCATGATTCGCATCCAGTTTGGTCCACAACCTAGCCTAGATGCTTTGTCTTTGATTAAACTGATTCAAAATGCTCCTAAACACTACCAACTAAAAGGTCAAACCGAACTGAAATATTTCGCTACAATGCCTAATATTGAACAACGCATTCAGGCGCTCGAAGTGATTGTTGAAAGTATTAGGGTGCGTTCATAA